From Triticum aestivum cultivar Chinese Spring chromosome 4A, IWGSC CS RefSeq v2.1, whole genome shotgun sequence, a single genomic window includes:
- the LOC123084063 gene encoding probable peptide/nitrate transporter At3g43790, producing the protein MAGFRLKKWCECPNVWALPWRVQPTEAMAAAAAPLLEKGRRVCKEGCPGCSLDQINKANTGVPYLNFFYVWVVCLCAALPIQSLFPYLYFMIQDLKVAKQEQDIGFYAGFVGASYFLGRTISAVPWGMFADKYGRKPCIMISILSVIVFNTLFGLSTTYWMAIITRGLLGLLCGILGPIKAYASEVCRKEHQALGISQVTSSRSIALIIGPAIGGFLARPAKKYPNLFSEESIFGRFPYFLPCFVISALAAAAGVACIWLPETLHMYHDDKMEAIDKIGAQVTDLNIEDGKAKQCGSGRMASTKSLLKNRQLMSAITLYCVFSLHDTAYLEIFSLWAVSSRKYRGLSLTSQDVGAVLAISGFGVLVYQLVIYPLLAKYAGLIKPFRSAAVLSILLLTTYPFMGRLYGVELKVLINIASLLKNMFAESLAYSFATITVACNILQNTEVIQEQRGVPNGISMTLMSIFKAVAPAAGGILFSWAQKNITGLFLPGDHILFFMLNMVSVIGLSLTFKPFFSMTSVMK; encoded by the exons CGAGTACAACCAACGgaggcaatggcggcggcggctgctccgttgctggagaaggggaggagggtgtGCAAGGAGGGGTGCCCCGGGTGCAGCCTGGACCAGATCAACAAGGCCAACACCGGCGTCCCCTACCTCAACTTCTTCTACGTCTGGGTCGTCTGCCTCTGCGCCG CGCTACCAATCCAGTCTCTGTTTCCCTACTTGTACTTCATG ATTCAAGATTTGAAAGTCGCAAAGCAAGAACAAGACATTGGATTCTATGCTGGTTTTGTCG GGGCTTCATATTTCCTTGGAAGAACCATTAGTGCTGTGCCATGGGGCATGTTTGCTGACAAATACGGGAGGAAGCCTTGCATTATGATTAGTATCCTCTCAGT GATTGTATTTAACACCCTCTTCGGCCTTAGTACGACTTACTGGATGGCAATTATTACTAGGGGGCTACTTGGGTTACTCTGTGGTATATTAGGACCAATCAAG GCCTATGCTTCAGAAGTCTGCAGAAAAGAGCACCAAGCTCTAGGAATT TCGCAGGTTACATCTTCGCGATCAATAGCTCTTATTATTGGGCCAGCCATTGGAGGATTTCTTGCACGA CCTGCAAAGAAGTACCCAAATCTTTTCTCTGAGGAATCCATATTTGGAAG GTTTCCATATTTCCTCCCTTGCTTCGTCATATCAGCTCTAGCGGCGGCAGCAGGTGTTGCATGCATTTGGCTTCCG GAAACTCTGCACATGTACCATGATGACAAAATGGAAGCTATTGACAAAATAGGCGCACAAGTTACCGATTTGAACATAGAAGATGGGAAAGCCAAACAATGTGGATCCGGTAGAATGGCATCTACGAAGAGCCTGCTAAAGAACCGTCAGTTGATGTCAGCAATAACCCTCTACTGTGTCTTCTCTCTTCATGACACAGCTTATCTCGAG ATATTTTCGCTTTGGGCTGTGAGCAGTAGAAAATATCGGGGACTAAGTTTGACATCTCAGGATGTTGGCGCCGTGCTAGCTATCTCAG GTTTTGGTGTTTTGGTGTATCAACTTGTGATTTATCCACTCCTTGCCAAGTATGCTGGGTTAATCAAGCCATTTCGTTCTGCAG CTGTATTGTCTATACTTCTGCTTACAACATATCCATTCATGGGCAGACTATATGGTGTGGAGCTCAAAGTACTCATCAACATAGCTTCACTTCTGAAGAATATGTTTGCGGAAAGTCTCGCATATTCTTTT GCTACAATTACTGTTGCGTGCAACATTCTACAAAACACAGAAGTG ATACAAGAACAAAGGGGTGTTCCTAATGGTATCTCTATGACTCTGATGTCAATCTTTAAAGCAGTAGCTCCAGCAGCCGGAGGAATTTT GTTTTCATGGGCTCAAAAGAACATAACTGGATTGTTCTTACCAG GTGATCATATCTTGTTCTTCATGCTGAACATGGTGTCAGTAATCGGGCTCTCGCTGACGTTCAAGCCATTTTTCTCTATGACGAGTGTGATGAAATGA